From the genome of Solanum lycopersicum chromosome 12, SLM_r2.1:
ttattattattattattactattatgattataattattattattattattattattattactactactactactactattattattattaataataatattataaatattattatttttatattattattattattattattattattattattatcatcatcatcattattattattaatattattattattattattattattatttttataataataataattattattatattattattattattattattactattattattattattatttttattattactactattattattactattattattattactattattatttctattattattattattattatttgctattattattattattattgttattattattttttgttgttattattattattattattactattattattattattaatattgttattattattataattattaatattattctttttgttattattattatcattaatattattattgttattattattattatgattattattactattattattattattgttattattttaataattggtattattattataattattataattattattatattaattattattattattattatttctattattattattattattattgctattaatattattattgttactattattactataattttttttattattgtttttattattagtattagtattattaatattttttattattgttattattattattattagtattattattgttgttgctgttgttgttgttgttgttcttattattattatattattattattattattttcattattattattattattaataataataataataatattaatattattattatttatcattattcttattaaaattataataataataataataataataattattattattattatcattactattgttgttgttgttgttattattattattattattattattattattattattattacaattactattatttttattacttattattattactatttgtattatttattattattattattattattgttactattattattattattcttattcttattattattattactattattattatgattattatagtaattattattattataataatagttattattattataactattattattattattattactattattattattactactattattattaattactgtttttattgttattattgttattatattattataactattataataattattattattgttattattatgattatatttataataataataattattattgatattattattgttgttgttattattagtattattattgttgttgttgttgttgttggtgttgttaatattattattattgttattattattattgatattatattattattattattattattattattcttattcttattcttattcttattattattatcatcatcatcatcatcatcatcatcattattattaattatagtattattaataataataataataataataataattattattattataataattcttataataataataattattattataataattcttattataataataataataattattattttaataataataattataataataattattagtactattattttttatttttattattacttttattattattattattattattattattattattattattactattactattattattattattaatattattattattactattattattattattattgttattatcattattaatattattattattgttattattgttatcattaatattattattattgtgattattattatgattattattattattattattataattataattataataagggataatgcccaagtacccacCTCAACCTATCCCCGAAATCtcatagacacacttatactatactaaggtcctattactcccctgaacttattttattaataattttttacccctttttagcctacgtggcatcatcttgtgggcccaatgatgattgactttttttttcaaactagtgtcacgtaagctaataaggggtagaaaattacatataaaataagttcagaggggtaataggaccatagtatagtataagtgtgtctctgggatttcgggcataggttgagggggtacttgtgcattttcccttataataataataattataattattattgttgttgttgttattattattattattgttgttgctattattatattattattattattattattattaatattgttattataataataataataaaaataataataagtaataataataataataataataataacaacaacaacattaataacaataataataataataattattatttattattattattattactattattattattagtattattattattattattattattattattattattattattactactactactactattaatattactattattattattattactactattttttttggtatctaaatttttattaattaccagAAGCAAACATTACAAATCTAAGCAGCCATCACAGCTTGATttgttcttcaaaaaaaaaaaagtctacaCTACCACCTACACTACTAACTATTACTCACAATTCATTGACTTAAATCtttgaaatattaaaaggaATTCTAGCAATAGTTACATAGGCTATCTCTTAAGCTatattttcctcctttttgCTCTTGTGTTCAAAAATTCTATTGTTTCTCTTTATCCATAAACCATATATGCCTTCTGTCAACACTGTCTTGAACATTTGTGCTGCTGAGCTCTTCCCTTTCCCATGTTGTGTACACCATTGCTGAAACTGCTCCCAAACCAATGGAACAGTACCTTGTTGATCAATCCATCCTAATAGACTCTCCCACAGCTTCCTTGCAAACTGACATTGTAAAAACAAATGCTCTATATTCTTTTCAGTATTCTTGCATAACACACAAACCTTATCTACTTCAAATCCCCATtgagttaatctgtcaacagtAGCTAGCTTTTGATTCATCATAATCCACATTGTGATATAAGCTTTTGGTCTAGCTGCATTGCTATACATGAGACATGTCCATGCTGGCCTTTGTTGCATTCCTTTCATGTGATAGTATATTTGCATTAGTATCCCTTTCCCTTTGCTTTGAACTTGCTGGACTTGATCAACTATTATCTTTGcattctttactttcttaaccATCCAGCTTGCATGGTTACTCATCTTCCATTCTCTCTGCCCCTTTATATAGTATGCATGTATCCCTGTTCCATATTTTCATATTGATCAGTCCTAAACCTCCTTCATATTTAGGACAACACACTTTATCCCAAGCTATTAGTGCCTTTTTTGTAACATATCCAACCCCTGACCATAGATAACTTCTACATAGTCCTTTAATCAGCTTAATTATCTTTGCAGGAATAATGAAAAGTTGTGCCCAGTAAGCCTGCACTCCAAACAATACAGTCTTAAATAGTTGAGCTCTTCCTGCATAAGACAACCTCTTTGTTGTCCATGAGTTGATTCTTGCCATGATTTTGTCAATAAGAGGAAACTATTGGATGTAGTCAGCTTCTTTGATGACAGAGGTACCCCCAAATATTTAAAAGGAAGCTCTTCCATTGTATATCCAAGCTGTTGAACAATTTGTTGCCTCACCTCCATCTGGACTCCACCACAATAGATTGAACTTTTAGTAAGATTTGCTCGCAGTCCTGAAACTTGAGAGAACTCTGAAAAACACCTTTTAAGTGCCTTGATGGAGTTAAGATCACCTctagaaaatagaagaaaatcatCTGCAAAGCACAGAGGAGTGATATccaacttagaaaatttagaatGATACTTGAAATCCTTTTCTTCTTTAAGCCCCTTTGAGAAGCCTACTGAAATACTCCATAGCTATAGCAAAAAGGAAAGGTGACACTGGATCTCCTTGCCTGAGCCCTTTAGCTGCATCAAACCTTTGAGAAATCTGACCATTaactacaattgtataattcactgttTTAACACACTGCATTACCCATTGAGTAAATAAATCAGGAAAACCCAAGCCCACCATCACTTGTTCTAAGAAAGGCCATTCCACTGAATCATATGCTTTTTGTAGATCAATCTTTAGCATACTTCTAGAAGAAACATTCTTCCTAGTATAAGCCTTAACCAATTCATGAGCTAGAATTATGTTGTCTGCAATTTTCCTCCCTGGAATAAATCCTGCTTGGCTATCACTGATAACAGTATGAATAACTTCATGTAATCTATGAGTTATCACCTTTGACATGATTTTATACAGGACAATGCAACAAGCACTTGGCCTATACTCTTTCACAGTTTTGGGACTTTGTACTTTTGGTATTAAAGAAACAAGAGTGCAGTTAAAAGGCTTAAATAGTTTCCCTGTTGTAAAGAAACTCTTGATAGCATCAATGACATCAGTTTCAATAATCTTCCATGTATACTTAAAGAATAGAGAATTGTAACCATCTATACCTGGAGCCTTATCATTCCCAATAGACTTAAAGCTGCAAATATCTCCTGATCAGTTATTGTTGCACATAACTGGATTCTTTGCTGTTTGACAAAACATGCCCTCGTTTCATCACCTGAGCATTTATAGCTGGAAGTTTATCTGCTGCAGTACCCATAAGGCTTTTGTAAAACAAGACAAACTCTTCTTGAATCTCTTGAGGTTCATACATCATCCTTCCATCTATAGACAACAAACTTCTAATATGCTTCTTATAAGTTCTCTCCTTTATCACTGagctaaaatatttattatttgcatcCCCCAACTTAATCCATTTTGCTCTTGCTTTTTGTCTAAGTGCACTTTCCTCAATCAAAGACCACTTTTCAAGCtttattaaaagttatttttctttagtAACTAATTTATCAGTTGCTTGACTATAAAGCTGATCTTGAATCCCTGCAAGTTCATTTCTAGCCTTCTCAATCTGCTTGCCTATATATTTAAACTCTCTCCTATTCAACTGCTTCAAGACTAGTTGAAGGGCCTTCAACTTGTACCATACCATCTTCATTGCATCACTTCCATTCTTCTGCTTTCACACTTTCTCCACCAGTTCTAAGAAAGATTCATGTTCAATCCATACATTAAAGAACTTAAAACTTGCTATAACCTGTTGATAATTTTGATGTAGTAACAACTGCATTGAGCTATGATCAGACACTCCTGGATTCTCATACTCTAAAATAACATGACCCCATTTATCCATCCATGCATCATTCCCCAAGGCTCTATCAATCCTACTTGAAATTCTAGCATTACCAATATGTTTATTGTTGTAAGTATAGTAGTTACCTTTCCATTGTATTTCATTAATGCCGATATCCTTAACACATTCTGCAAAATCCTTTATCTCATTCAAAGTAACAAGAGCCCCATCTTGTCTATCTTTGGATGACAGAAGAGCATTAAAATCTCCTATTATGAGCCATGGATGTGTAACACTTTGAACCAGCAAGTTCAGATCAGTCCATAAGCTTTTCCTCTGCTCTATAGTATTAAAATCATATACCACTGTGAGATTAAACTGATAACCTTTACTTCTTTCATTTATATGGCAATGTATCATTTGAGCTGAACTAGTTATTAACTTGATATCATACCAACTTTCATCCCATATAATCCAAATTCTACCATTTGCAGCCTCCTTATAATTGTTCAGACTCCTCCATCCTGGAGCTATACTTTTAATTGTAGCTTTGGCATTACCCTCTTTCACTCTAGTTTCAATTAACCCTGCTAAGGAAACCTTATTAAGCtgtaaaaataactttatctCTTTCTGCTTATATCTTTTATTCATGCCCCTCACATTGCAAAAACTCAACTTCATTAACAAATTTTTGATGCTCCACCTCTATCTACAGGCAGTGAAGCAAGCTTGCTATTCATGAGACTCTCAAATCCATTTCTCATTGGTATGGCTGATAACATAGGAAAATTTGACAAACTGAATTCCAGATGCTTAGTTCCAGTATTAGGCCTTAGATTAAGGTCTGGTGTTTGCTTGATTTCCTGTTCTCCTCTTTGTTCTATCTCTTGTTTCTCCTCCTGCACAAAGGAAGTATTATCATCTTCTATATGCTCTAGTACCTTACTTTGTTTAACTTTCCACTCCTGCTGCTGAATTGGACCTTTATATTGCCAAGTCTGTGTAACTTTTTTCCATGGCCTTCTCTTCTTTGGTAGATCCTCCATTGTTGCTGATTGGCATTGGTGTCCAATCTTCTGACATTTATCACAATATAGAGGCTTCCACTCCATCACAACTTCCTGCATATATGTTCTACCATTTGGATCCATAACTGTTACCTTCTGAGGAATAGGCTTAGTAACATTTACTTCAATAAGCATTCTAGAATAGGATGTTCTTGTCTGCTTTGTGGTACATTCATCAACAAATAATGGGACTCCTATAACACTAGCTATTCTACTCAGAGATCCAACTCCCCAACAATTAAGAGGCAACTTTGGAAAGTTAACCCATAATAGTATTTTAGTTAAGAactcattttcaaaattaaaatcaggACACCATTGCTTCAGTATAATAGGCCTATTACTTATAGTGTATGACCCTGAAAATAGTACCTCATTCATGTCATTCAGGCTCTTAAACTTGATTATGTATCCTTCTTCATAAAGAAATACATCAGGCTTATCCACTTTCGACCAATTCATCAATAAGTACCTATTCATAGTATTATACCCAGGACACTCTCCAATTACATAAGCTATAAGTGCACATTTccacttttcttcttcaatatgTACCTCTTTCCCTTCCAGCTGAACCATAGTTTGCCCATTCACTATTTGTGGAGGGAAATAAGTCAAATTTATTCTATTGTTAGCTGCACAATTATTCTTAAACATATTGACCCAAGGCTCCTTATATTCCTTACTCTTCTTCCCTTCTTTACCTCTATTACTGTTAACACCTTCAATTACTGTTCCATTGCCATCCACCTTGTTCTCACCATCAAAACGTTCCAGATCTGAGTTCTCATGTACCTCTTCCTTCTTCAGTGAATTgtttaagctcaaatttctAGAAACTTTAGAACTCACTGATAGTCTATCTTCAAAActatcttcctcattttgaaCTTGTTCCTGCTGATTCAACTCTATTGCTTCAACTCGAGCTCCAACTGAGCTACCAATTGTCATTATTGGTGTTTTCCGGCCTCGTCCTCGCCCTCTTCCTCTTCCCCTCGCCATTTTCCACCTTCATTGCGCacgttactattattattattattattattattattattattacttctactattattattattatgattattattattattattattagtattattattactattattgttattattattattattattataactattattatttttattatttttattattattattattatcattaatattattattgttattattaatattattattattgttattattattattattaatatcattattgttattattattattattatcattatcattattattattatcattattattattatcatcattattattattattactattattattattattattattatcattattattagtattatttttattatcattattattattattattattattattattattattattattaaaagtcCAAAATTACGTTGGGAATATATTACAGGACCAAAATTACCAGTAATACATATGCTATTATTCCTAAATAAACTTGAGTACTAATAAATAGATATacaatttattgttttatagCCATCCCTAGTTTTAGCGCTCGatctcttaattttttcataacaatttgtattattGGTTGTATACAACatagaattttatttatttattattattgattgtattatttttgtattaaaaatgataatttgaTATTAACATACTTTCATAGGTTCTCCTTGTTTTTTAatcaaatgattttttaagtaattttttcattatctttaaaTTAAATAGATTCTCTCTTTGTTTTTAAGGTTTTACGAATTATATTATGGATATCAATCCTCCACTATTTTTTGTGTACATAATATGTTGGGTTATTATGGATATCAATCCTCCACTATTTTTTGTGTACATAATATGTTGGGttattatgtgagcgaaccatccaatctaaaccccaacatttcaaccataataaccagaatataatgcggaagacttaaaactcattaataaacaCCGATTAAAAACTTCTAAAacttaatacttattattcccaaaatctggaagtcatcacaccaagaacatctatcctcaaatttctaagtctaagaatattcaagagctaaaacaagtaaaagaatgtccatgtccgaacttcaagacatcaagacgtgaaggagagaatccagtcagagctaggaacagtagctcaccttgaattctgatatgctgaagactggctagatttGCGGACGaatcgaagtcgatggtacgtttgctgcactccacaaataacaaagagaaacatacaagtaggggtcagtacaaggaacacgtactgagtaggtatcatcggccaactcaaaatagaaagcaatatacatcaaataatatcataaaataaactacaatactcaacaggtagcaacaacaagtacaagaatcattgataataacgccaagtacacccatgaggactcaagcctccataccatactcatttgggaaataggttctttgaatttaattacattCACATAATTAAAGATTCAATCCCTTATCAtgctggtgtcggaacgtgacactctgatcccctaaagattcattctctttattatcctggtgtcagaacgtgacactccgatctcctactactacgtgtcggctAGTAACACctgatcccttaattctacgtgtcggttcgtgacacccgatccactaattcctggtgtcggtacgtgacactctgatcccctaattctacgtgtcggttcgtgacacccgatccactaattcctggtgtcggtacgtgacactccgatcccctaattctacgtgtcggttcgtgacacccgatccactaattcctggtgttggtacgtgacactcagatcccataattctatgtgtcggttcgtgacacccgatccaccactctcattcttttaattcatcaagccttcttttataccaagacatcatcattaacaaagaggatttaaggtttaagattcacaacctcatctttccaatccattacaatcacataatcacatcatgcaagcatacaattaagcatatagaagactttacaatactacccaatacatatcattcgctattacgAGTTTACTATGAagtagcataaaccataacctacctccaccgaagaatcgtgatcaagcaatctacttctccgATGCTtcgctttcctcttcgtttctcccttctctcgatcgttctccctctctttctgtctctttcttctttttccttattcaaactctttttcttttaccctaattaccatataattaagtataaaagatgataaaagtaacccactatttattttaagttacctcctttaacccccaagtaaattagttattaaacttacccactaatttcatacagtttgacataaatagtccaaaatgacgctttaaaactttagcagaaatccgacccaggtgGAATTACGCAGCTCTTGACGgcctgtcgtgcctgcgacggtccgtactgcaggtccgtcacaaagttcagagagttaattctgtggaaagagtctgtgacggtccgtcgtgcctacgacggtccgtgctgctcttccgtcgtggagttcagagagtcgaattcattaaagagtctgtgacggtctgtcgtgcctacgacggtccatgcTACTCTTCTGTCGCGAAtttcagagagttgattccccgtacccaaatttcaagagtctaagttttttgaaacgataccccctcgacggtccgtcgtacccatgacggtccgtcgtgagatCCGTCGACCTAGACAACTATTatcagaaataaactctactgctcaaaacgactaaacatgtcattacaatagataccaatttacccatcgttcgtccttgaacgatcataagaagaaaaataaggacgaaaaggagtacctgaatttgtaaacaggtgtgggtatctttcttgcatatcggcctccttctcccaagtggactcttcaactggtcgattcttccattgaaccttcatggatgcaatctcccttgatctcaacttgtggacttctctatctaaaatggcaacaggctcatcctcataagataaattctcatcaagaagaactgaatcccaacgaatgatgtagtttccatccctatggtatcttttcaacatagacacatgaaataccgggtgcactcctgacagtcccgggggcaaggctaattcataggCTTCCTCCCcatgcgcttcagaacttcaaatggaccaatatacctcggactaagcttacctagcttaccaaaccgcatcacccctttcatgggcgaaaccttcaataagacttgctcaccctccataaactccaagtctctaacctttcgatctgcatattctttctgcctactttgagccgctagaagctttttctgaatgcatttcactttatctaacgattccctcagaaggtctgtaccccaaggtctaacatcaaatgcatcaaaccacccaatgggagacctacatcttctcccatacagtgcctcaaatggggccatgtcaatacttgagtgataattattgttgtatgagaattcTACTAGGGATAAGAaattatcccaatgaccaccaaattctatcacacatgcacaaagcatatcctccaaaacctgaatcgttcgctcagactgaccatcggtctgagggtgaaatgcagtactaagatccaacctattacctaattcagcatgcaatgttttccaaaacttagaagtaaactgcgtacctctatctgatatgatggaaagtggaactccatgcaatcgaacaatttctgagatgtaaagtttggctaacttctctgcattgtaagtcaccttgaccggaatgaaatgagcagacttagttaatctgtcaacgattacccaaatggagtcatacttacccattgtctttggaagaccaacccacgaagtccattgcaattctctcccacttccattcaggaatgggcattctctgaagtgtccctccaggcctctggtgt
Proteins encoded in this window:
- the LOC104645079 gene encoding uncharacterized protein → MARGRGRGRGRGRKTPIMTIGSSVGARVEAIELNQQEQVQNEEDSFEDRLSVSSKVSRNLSLNNSLKKEEVHENSDLERFDGENKVDGNGTVIEGVNSNRGKEGKKSKEYKEPWVNMFKNNCAANNRINLTYFPPQIVNGQTMVQLEGKEVHIEEEKWKCALIAYVIGECPGYNTMNRYLLMNWSKVDKPDVFLYEEGYIIKFKSLNDMNEVLFSGSYTISNRPIILKQWCPDFNFENEFLTKILLWVNFPKLPLNCWGVGSLSRIASVIGVPLFVDECTTKQTRTSYSRMLIEVNVTKPIPQKVTVMDPNGRTYMQEVVMEWKPLYCDKCQKIGHQCQSATMEDLPKKRRPWKKVTQTWQYKGPIQQQEWKVKQSKVLEHIEDDNTSFVQEEKQEIEQRGEQEIKQTPDLNLRPNTGTKHLEFSLSNFPMLSAIPMRNGFESLMNSKLASLPVDRGLIETRVKEGNAKATIKSIAPGWRSLNNYKEAANGRIWIIWDESWYDIKLITSSAQMIHCHINERSKGYQFNLTVVYDFNTIEQRKSLWTDLNLLVQSVTHPWLIIGDFNALLSSKDRQDGALVTLNEIKDFAECVKDIGINEIQWKGNYYTYNNKHIGNARISSRIDRALGNDAWMDKWGHVILEYENPGVSDHSSMQLLLHQNYQQVIASFKFFNVWIEHESFLELVEKV